The genomic segment agggacagaccctgctcagtggtgcccagggacagaccctgctgagtggtgcccagggacagaccctgctgagtggtgccagggacagactctgctgagtggtgccagggacagaccctgctcagtggtgcccagggactgaccctgctgagtggtgcccagggacagaccctgctcagtggtgcccagggactgaccctgctgagtggtgcccagggacagaccctgctgagtggtgcccagggacagaccctgctcagtggtgccagggacagaccctgctgagtggtgcccagggacagaccctgctcagtggtgcccagggacagactctgctcagtggtgcctgggacaggacgaggagcagtgggcacacactggaacccaggaggttccagatgggcaggaggagaagcttctctGATGtgagggtgaccctgctctgacatgggggttgggctggatggtctcagagcactggaacagactgccaaggggggctgtggagtctccctctctggagatactcaagagccctctggatgcattcctgtgtgatctgctctgggtgatcctgctctggcagggggctggaccagatgagctttggaggtcccccccaacccctacctctctgtgatctccagaggtccctcccagcccctacctctctgtgatctccagaggtccctcccaacccctacctctctgtgatctccagagatccctcccaacccctagctctctgtgatctccagaggtcccttccagcccctaccatgctgtgatctccagagatcccttctaacccctaccactctgtgatctccagagatcccttccaacccctaccactctgtgatctccagaggtccctttcagcccctaccactctgtgatctccagagatcccttccagcccctaccatgctgtgatctccagagatcccttccaacccctaccactctgtgatctccagaggtcccttccaacccctaccatgctgtgatctccagaggtccctcccagcccctacctctcagtgaagaagggGATGAGGAGCATCCTGCCACTCCACCCGGAGCAGCCTTACCCCCTTGGGCACAGCATCCCTCTGGCGCCTGACTCCCCCCTCTGGTTGTCTTCCCCGCCGCAGGTACAAGACGATGGTGACTCCCCGGCGGGCAGCCGTGGCCATCGCCTGCTGCTGGATCGTCTCCTTCCTGGTGGGGCTCACCCCCATGTTCGGCTGGAACAACCTGAACAAGATGAGGAGGACTCAGGAGCCCAACGGCAGCCACACTCCCTTCGTCATCAAGTGCCAGTTCGAGACGGTGATCAGCATGGAGTACATGGTCTACTTCAACTTCTTCGTCTGGGTGCTGCCCCCcctgctgctgatgctgctcATCTACCTGGAGGTCTTCAACCTCATCCGCAAGCAGCTcaacaagaaggtctcctccagcGCCAGCGACCCCCAGAAGTACTACGGCAAGGAGCTGAAGATCGCCAAGTCCTTGGCGCTGGTCCTCTTCCTCTTCGCCCTCAGCTGGCTGCCTCTGCACGTCCTCAACTGCATCACCCTGTtctgcccctcctgccagaCCCCTCACATCCTCACCTCCATCGCCATCTTCCTCACCCACGGCAACTCGGCCATGAACCCCATCGTCTACGCCTTCAGGATCAAGAAGTTCCGGACAGCCTTCCTGCACATCTGGCACCAGTAcctctgctgcaagagcagcGCCAAGAGCGGCGCCAGCGCCGCCCAGGAGGGCCACTAGCGGCCGGCAGCGGGCACGGAGGGCACAGGCGCGGCCCCCAGccggctgcccctgctgccaggggGTCGGGGCGGCGAGGACCCCAGCTGGGCTGCCCCAGCCCCgtgccaggagagcagctgcggcccctgcctgccccagggggTTATTTATTCATGAGCATCCCTCCTGGTGGCGTAGCCCTGCAGTGTCCTCCCCTTCAGCTGAGATCTGGGTGGGTtgttggggtgggggtggggttgggtttgggtttgggttgggttggattggGTTGACTTGGcttgggttggtttggattgctttggtttgggttggtgtcttggtttgggttgggttggattgctttgggttgggttgggttggtttggattgggttggtttggtttgggttggatcaCTTTGGTTTGGGTTAGTTTGtcttgatttggtttgggttggtttggatcactttggtttgggttggtgtcttggtttgggttggtttgacttgatttggtttgggttgggttggtttggatcgctttggtttgggttggtgtcttggtttgggttgggttggattgctttgggttgggttgggttggtttggattggtttggtttgggttggatcactttggtttgggttggtttgtcttgatttggtttgggttggtttggatcactttggtttgggttggtgtcttggtttgggttggtttgtcttgatttggtttggtttgggttgggttggtttggattgctttggtttgggttgggttggatcactttggtttgggttggtttgtcttgatttggtttgggttgggttggtttggatcACTTCGGTTTGGGTTGGTgtcttggtttgggttggtttggattgTTTTGGGTAGGTTTGTCTTGGTTTGGGTTctcttggtttgggttggtttttcttgatttggtttggtttgggttgtctTGGTCTGGGTTGGTTTGtcttgatttggtttgggttgggttggtttggattgctttggtttgggttggtttggaaagctttggtttggtttgggttgtcttgggttgggttgggttacTTTGGTTTGtcttgatttgatttgatttggatTGGTTTGGTTAGGGTTGGTGTCTTGGTTTGGATTGGTTTggattgctttggtttggttttgtcttgtcttggtttgatttggtttggatcgctttggtttgggttgtcttgctttgggttggtttggatctctgggttggtttggattgctttggtttggtttgggttgggttggtttggattggtttggtttgggttggtttgacTTGccttggtttgggttggtttggattgctttggtttgggttggtttgacttgtcttggtttgatttggtttggattGCTTTggtctggtttgggttggtttgtctCGTCTTGGGTTGGGTTGTCTTGGTTTAGttggtttattttggtttggtttgtcatgctttggtttgggttgattTGGGTTGccttggtttgggttggtttggattgctttggtttggattggtttggtttgggttggtttgggttgggttggtttgggttgggttggtttgccTTGACTTGGTTTGAGTTGGTTTGGATTGCTTTggtctggtttgggttggtttgtcttggtttgctttgggttgtcttggtttggtttggtttgtcttggtttgctttgggttgtcttggtttgggttgggttgattTGCTTTGTCTTGGTTTGAATCACTTTGGGTTGCTTTGGGCTGATTTAGTTTgtcttggtttagttttttgcttgttttgttttgttttttagttagttttgttttttttttccctgtctctcttttgTGCTTCTTTTAacatttttttgcttgcttttttctttggttttttttttggtttgtttgttgattttttttcctgtttgttttaaattttggttttttttttttttgcttactttagggtttttttgtagtttttttttctattttcattttttgtttcatttctttttgcttcctttggggtttttttttgtgttttttttctgttttcattctctgtttattttttttctttctttgtttctttgtttttctgtttattttaatttattttattatttttttacttcttttggttttttttctgtttgatttcatttttagggtttgttttttttgcttgctgggttttttggtgtggtttttttttatttttggttggggttttttgcttcctttgtttttttctctttattttcatttatttttgggtttttattcttcttttgttgctttttttctaTCTaatttttagggttttttttcccttgtttaggttttacttttttttttctattttcattttttattctgtttctttttccttcctttgggtttttttggtgacttttttctgttttcaatttcaatttttttttttgctttttttctgtttcttttctttttttttcattactttttgtggcttttttctgttttaattttctatttttttcctttttttggttaattttatttttttttacttcttttgattttttttctgtttaatttcatttttagttttttttttttctttctgggtttttttggtgtttttttgctgttattgttatttcctttgttttttttctctttattttcatttattttggggtttttattcttcttttgttgctttttttctgtctaatttttagggttttttcccttgtttaggttttgcttatttttgtttttttttctattttcattttttattttgtttctttctgcttcctttgttttgtttttttttggtggcttttttctgatttcattttctatttctttcctttttttttttgtttattttctttttttttacttcttttgatgtttttttctgtttaatttcatttttagttttatttttcttgcttttttttggtgtttttttgttgttattgttgcttCCTTTggattttttctctttattttcatttcttttgattttttctttcttcttttgttgtttttttctgtctaatttttagttaattttttttccttgctgtgttttttttttcctattttcattttttattttgtttctttttgcttcctttgggttttttttgtggcatttttctgttttcattttctatttttttctttctttttttcctgcttattttaatttattttgggcttttttgtcaaacttcttttggtttttttttctgtttgttttcattttcagttggtttttttttttgcttgctggGTTTTTGGGTGAGTTTTTTTTCGTTGTTGTTGCTtcctttgggatttttttttctctttattttaattttgttttcttcttttgttgtcttttttcttttattgtttttttctgtctaatttttagtttggttttttttttgcttcctttgtttttttcctgtttgttttcattttggaattttgtttcttttattttctgtttctttttttttctgtttgttttcattttggggttttgttttttttcttggttagttttttggggtttttttctgtttgttttaattttttgtcttttgtttcttttatttacttgctttttggttttttttttcttgcttttttgttttttttttaatctgttttaATTTTTGGGTTGccttttttgcttttgttttttgtttcctttttttctgtttgttttcatattttgagttttgtttcttttattttcttgcttttttgttctgtttggttttttccttgttttatttttttcttgttttttttttttcttgttttggttttttttgtggtttttgtggtttttttcagtttgttttaatttttggagttttgtttcttttatttgtttgcttttgtggtttttttctctctttgttttcaattttgttttttttcttgttttgagttttttttgtttgttttgtttctctttgttttcttttttgttcttgttttaattttttgttttgtttgtgtttgttttcaattttgtttttcttgttttgagttttgttttgttttgttttgtttctctttggttttttttcttgttttgattttttctttttgttttgttttgtttctctttggttttatttttttttcttgttttgattttttttgctttgtttctgtttgttttcaaaatttttttcttgttttgattttttctttttgttttgttttgtttctctttgttttcatttttttttgttttttttcttgttttgattttttgttttgtttctgtttattttcaatttttttttcttgttttgagtttttttgtttggttttgttttgtttctctgttttcttttttgttcttgttttaattttttgttttgtttctctttgttttctttttttttcttgttttgatttttcttttggttttgttttgtttctctttgttttcatttttttgttttttttcttgttttgatttttttgtttggttttgttttgtttctctttgttttctcttttgttcttgttttaattttttgttttgtttctgtttgttttcaattttatttttcttgctttgagttttttattttgtttggtttgtttttttttgcttgttctgatttttttgtttgatttgttttgttctgtttctgttttcatttttggggtggttttttttttgcttgttttgagtttttttgtcttgttttgggctttatttatgtttgttttcattttgggggttttgtttcttttatttcattgctttttggttttgctttggggtttttttttcctgcttcttttctctttgagggttgtattttggtttgttttgtctttctctggaggctGCCAAGCATTTAAGGAGAGATTGTACAGAGAAGGAGCAGTTTTAGCACCGTGACAAATAAAGTGAGATGCTGAAACCCTTCCCCAGGAGGCCCTCAGTGGAGGCTTTCTGGCTCCTTGGAGCATGGCagttggcagtgctggctgggggtACCTCATGCTCTGgcacccctggagctgtgggagtGAAGCAGAGGGTGGGGGAGTGGTGCAGAGGATgggagagtggagcagagggtgggggagtggagcagagggtggGGGAGTGGTGCAGAGGGTGGGGGAGTGGTGCAGAGGGTgggagagtggagcagagggtgggggagtggagcagagggtggGGGAGTGGTGCAGAGGGTGGGGGAGTGGTGCAGAGGGTGGGGGAGTGGTGCAGAGGGTGGGAGAGAGGTGCAGAGGGTgggggagtggagcagagggtggGGGAGTGGTGCAGAGGGTGGGGGAGTGGTGCAGAGGGTGGGAGAGTGGTGCAGAGGGTgggagagtggagcagagggtggGAGAGTGGTGCAGAGGGTGGgggagtggagctgctgggacccagcagagctcacagcaCTGTGGtgtctgcagccctggagctgaggagctTTCAAGCTCTTTCTTTCCACCTTGGGAGGTGAATTGGGCTGAGGtgtgggaagaggaaggaaaaggcatCCCCTGGGTGCAGAGCAAAGGCTCAGCCtccagctcccagtgctgccagaggggcagctggaggggaagggaaactTTCAAGCATAACCCCAGAgcactctgcaggagcagcctctgctgaccTGGTGGCTGCTCATGGaccccagcagcactcagcacccctgggagctgctgccagggagctgtgTCCCCTCCATCCATCTCCTCCCTCCTTTGGCTTTGAgtcctttttccctcttttctgctcttctgctccaggcagcagcaagtcTCACTCAGCCTTGTGCCATCACTCCCTACaaccctccctgtgctgccaaACCCAGGCTGTGTGGGTTAATGCTGCCACTTCCAcggcccagggcagcagagaggccCCCAGCACCCATTTGGGAGCAGGTGGGGGATGACTGGAGGCCAACGTGTCCCTTGGGGGCTTTTTCCCACCCCCATATGGCTGCTTCAGGCTCAGCCATGGTCAcagctgaggaggaggtggcTGGAGACAGACCTGCACCCCCACCCAGCTCtgtgggtgctggcagcagcactgccagtccctgctctgcagcagggtccCTGCCAGGGCTAGAGAGGTGGTGGGAAGGGTTAGTTCGAGTTCCTTGGGATTCCTTTCTTATCAGCATCCCTTGTTCACCACTTTCCCATTGGAAACACTTCCTATGacccctctgctgccccagaAGGGTCATGCCCCTTGGACGTCACCAGTGGGCACTGCTGCAAGTTccctcaggggctgggaggggatgtggaggggaaaaggagCTTGGGTGGGTGAGATTTATGGGGGGCTGGTTTGCTGGCTAtggagatcagtgctgggcacgtGGAGCAGGGGCAATGGGGCTCTGGGGGGTCCCCTTCAGCCCTGTTTAGTCCTTCCATGTCtctgagagcaggaggagagcagcggagaagagggcagaggaggggctCAGCCTCCCACGTTTTCCCAAGCCCTCAGTGCATCAATCCAGGCTCCTGGCTCAGCCCATGCTGGGCAgaatggagctggagcagaagaggcatGGCAGGGACAGGAGCAAACCCCTCCCGGGGACATGACTGCAGTGcaggggctctggccaggctccCAGGCTCCTCCTGGTGAAGAGCACAAGTCCCAGACTCTCAGAAGGgatggggttgggagggagctctggagagcatccagtccaaccccccctgtgcCAGCTCTCCCCCAGCTCTCCACCCTGGtcaggcacagcctgagggctgtctCCACTCCTCCCAAACCAGCAGTGCCTGAAGATGCAGCAACCCCAAACTAGCTcagagaggtgcccctgcccccctgcccatACCACCTCgggctgaggctggagctgctgttcagcaggctcaggctggattcCCACTGGCATCTTCCTGCTGCCAGAAGCTGCTTTCCCAGAAGTGCAGCCTTTGCCTGATCCTTGCTAAGGTGCCCAGGAAGCTGGGGGGGGCTCATAAATTAAAAGGCATCTGAGTGATTGCTCTCAGAAGCACATAAAAAGCAGCAAACCCCACAGAGTGGATTTTTCCACTCCATCCTCTCCAGACTTCTCCTGGGAAGAGCTGGCTAAAAGCTGATGCTGTTACCCACTCGGGTCCCCTGTGGGGTTCCAagcagcctgtgccctgcaggacCTGCATTAAGAGtctggagagggcacagcctgcagcatgaCACAGGCTTGGGGATGCTGCTTCTCTCcctctggcagcagcctcccagctggCACAGTCTTGCTGCCAGCCCTCAGTCCCACGCTGCTCAAAGCCACAGGCTGAGGTGCTGAGGACATCCAGGGGAGCAGGAtaaggccagcagtgtgcagccacctgagaggaggctgcagtgaggtgggggttgggctcttctccctaagAGCAGGCGATGGGAGCAgaggaattgtgccaggggagggttagattggtgaggaggaaaattttctttgctgccagagtggtcagggagtggcagaggctgcccagggaggtggtggagtgctcatggctgggggtgtgaagaaagctgtggccatggcacctggggccagggtttggtggccatggtggggttgggttgatgttggactggatgacctcggagggctttgccaacccaaaccattccatgactctgcgACCTGGACCGCAGCCCCCACCCTGGTGGCGTCACTGCCGACCCCAACCACCTCCGCAAGCCGACCTGACCATCAGCTGCGGCAGAGACTGAGCCGATGATGCCCTCTGATGGTGGAAACGGAGCCTGGagtgggcagtgctgtgctggtgctgagctgcaggggaCAGTGACACCCCCACGGACTGCAGCCTGGGCACGGAGAGCAGGTGACAAGGCagaagcactgcagcacagatgctgcAGAGAGGGACCAGCTGCTttagccatcaccactgcctGGTTTGCTCTCTGGTGGCACCGagggcaggctgggctcagatccctgagtgccaggctggatttgTCCTCACGTTTGCAATGCCAGGGCCTGCTGGATCTGCCACTCTCAGGGCAGGCTCTGGGTCTGGCCTCACATGGCTGAGCTCCTGCCCTCACCCAGTGCCAGACCCctgagctccagggaggttgtgcggggggaggaggctgcaccacgctgctgagccctgcttaGGAGcttgcagctcctgctcacagcccagcgggcacagggcagcctgggctgcagccagtgcAAGGTGGCCaggaggtggagggagggaattctgctcctctgccctgccctgccctgccctgccctgccctgctctgccctgctctgctctgccctgctctgccctgccctgctctgccctgccctgctctgctctgctctgccctgccctgccctgccctgccctgccctgccctgctctgccctgccctgccctgccttgccctgctctgccctgccctgccctgccctgccctgccctgctctgctctgctccgctctgccctgccctgccctgccctgccctgccctgccctgccctgctctgctctgctccgctctgccctgccctgctctgctctgccctgccctgccctgccctgccctgccctgccctgccctgctctgctctgccctgccctgccctgccctgctctgccctgctctgccctgccctgctctgctctgccctgccctgctctgccctgtcctgcccctgccctgtcctgccctgccctgccctgccctg from the Pogoniulus pusillus isolate bPogPus1 chromosome 39, bPogPus1.pri, whole genome shotgun sequence genome contains:
- the ADORA1 gene encoding adenosine receptor A1; translated protein: MAHPISAFQAAYISIEVLIALVSVPGNILVIWAVKMNQALRDATFFFIVSLAVADVAVGALVIPLAIIIDIGPQTEFYSCLMVACPVLILTESSILALLAIAVDRYLRVKIPVRYKTMVTPRRAAVAIACCWIVSFLVGLTPMFGWNNLNKMRRTQEPNGSHTPFVIKCQFETVISMEYMVYFNFFVWVLPPLLLMLLIYLEVFNLIRKQLNKKVSSSASDPQKYYGKELKIAKSLALVLFLFALSWLPLHVLNCITLFCPSCQTPHILTSIAIFLTHGNSAMNPIVYAFRIKKFRTAFLHIWHQYLCCKSSAKSGASAAQEGH